A window of Celeribacter indicus genomic DNA:
ATGAGCGAAGCTGAGCAGGACCTGGACATTGCCATCGGGCACTACGCAGAGCTTCTTGCGTCCAATCTTCATGCGCAACGTGCTGCCCACTTCCCTCCCGACGCCAAAAAAGTCATGCGCAGCCTGACCAGCGGCGAGGCGGCCGAGTTGCTTGGCGTCGATCATACCTACCTTCGCAAGCTTCATCGAGAAGGAAAGATCGCTGACGTCGAAACCACTGCGGGCAGCCACCGGCGATATACCCTCGATGATATCTGGGAGATTCGCCACGCCCTTGAGGCAAACGCGAAGAAGCCTGGAACTTACGTTCCGGGACGTCGTGCCGGTGACGAGCTTCAGATTGTTTCTGTTGTGAACTTCAAGGGCGGGTCCGGGAAAACGACAACATCCGCTCACCTTGCACAGCGCCTGGCTCTCAAGGGATACCGTATCCTTGCGATCGATCTGGACCCCCAAGCATCCCTTTCCGCGCTGCATGGCATCCAGCCTGAGCTGGACCTGATGGAGGGTGGCACGCTGTATGATGCGGTTCGCTACGATGAACCGGTCCCGATCTCGGACGTGATCCGCAAGACCTACATCCGTGGTCTTGATCTGATTCCCGGGAACCTCGAGCTCATGGAATTCGAACATGAGACACCGGCAGCCATTCAGCGTGGCGGCGCCCGCGCATTCTTTGCCCGTGTGCGCGATGCGCTCGACAGTGTCGAAGCGGACTATGACGTCGTCGTCATCGACTGTCCGCCGCAGCTTGGTTTTTTAACCATGTCCGCCCTTTCAGCATCTTCAGGGGTGCTTGTTACCGTTCACCCGCAAATGCTCGATCTGATGTCCATGTCGCAGTTTCTGCGAATGACCGCTGATCTGCTTGGCGTCATCCGGGATGCTGGCGCAAACCTTCGCTTCGACTGGCTGCGCTTTCTGCCGACCCGCTACAAGGTGGGTGATGCCCCGCAGACCGAGGTCATTGCTTTCATCCGGGGTCTGTTCGGCAGGTCAGTCCTGACCAACCACATGGTTGAGTCGACTGCGATCTCTGATGCAGGGCTGACGAAGCAGACGCTCTACGAGGCCGACAAGAAGGACTTCACGCGTCAGACTTTCGATCGTGCAATCGAATCCATGAACGCCGTCAACGACGAGATCGCGGCGATCATCCAGAACACGTGGGGACGCAATGGCAAGAAAGCCTAAACTGGGACTGCCACTGCAGACCCTGCGCAACGCGCCCGACGCTCTTGAGGGGCGCAGGCTGCGCGGCGGCGTTTTCGAAATCGAGCCTGACCAAATCGAAACCACAGGTCGGCTCGATGACCGGCTGCAGATCGAGACTGAAGGCCTCAAGGCGTCAATTTCCAAGAACGGACAGCGAGTACCAATCCTCGTCCGGCCGCTTGAGGGTGATCGCTACAGCCTGATCTATGGCC
This region includes:
- the repA gene encoding plasmid partitioning protein RepA — encoded protein: MSEAEQDLDIAIGHYAELLASNLHAQRAAHFPPDAKKVMRSLTSGEAAELLGVDHTYLRKLHREGKIADVETTAGSHRRYTLDDIWEIRHALEANAKKPGTYVPGRRAGDELQIVSVVNFKGGSGKTTTSAHLAQRLALKGYRILAIDLDPQASLSALHGIQPELDLMEGGTLYDAVRYDEPVPISDVIRKTYIRGLDLIPGNLELMEFEHETPAAIQRGGARAFFARVRDALDSVEADYDVVVIDCPPQLGFLTMSALSASSGVLVTVHPQMLDLMSMSQFLRMTADLLGVIRDAGANLRFDWLRFLPTRYKVGDAPQTEVIAFIRGLFGRSVLTNHMVESTAISDAGLTKQTLYEADKKDFTRQTFDRAIESMNAVNDEIAAIIQNTWGRNGKKA